In Massilia forsythiae, one DNA window encodes the following:
- a CDS encoding PTS sugar transporter subunit IIA, producing MVGILLMTHAPLGQAFIAAAAHVFRSPVERVEAIDVTADQDTNEVNRLSREAIARLDDGDGVLVITDIKGGTPSNCCNCLANPGRVEVIAGISLPMLLRAITYRRDTLDVVVEMALAGAQNGAVRVDNRIRVG from the coding sequence ATGGTAGGCATCTTGCTGATGACCCACGCGCCGCTGGGTCAGGCATTCATCGCCGCGGCGGCGCACGTGTTCCGCAGCCCGGTCGAGCGCGTCGAGGCGATCGACGTGACCGCGGACCAGGACACCAATGAAGTCAACCGGCTGTCGCGGGAAGCCATCGCGCGCCTGGACGACGGCGACGGCGTGCTGGTCATCACCGACATCAAGGGCGGCACGCCCTCGAATTGCTGCAACTGCCTGGCCAATCCGGGCCGGGTCGAAGTCATCGCGGGCATCAGCCTGCCGATGCTGCTGCGCGCGATCACGTATCGGCGCGATACCCTCGACGTGGTGGTCGAGATGGCCCTGGCCGGCGCCCAGAACGGCGCGGTGCGGGTGGACAACCGGATCCGGGTCGGCTAG
- a CDS encoding HPr family phosphocarrier protein: MIQQELEIVNKLGLHARASAKFTQLAAKFQSDVWLTRNGRRINAKSIMGVMMLAAGKGAKVTLEADGADEQQCIDALTALINDKFGEGE; the protein is encoded by the coding sequence ATGATTCAACAGGAACTCGAGATCGTCAACAAGCTGGGCCTGCACGCCCGCGCTTCCGCCAAGTTCACCCAGCTGGCCGCCAAATTCCAGAGCGACGTCTGGCTGACGCGCAATGGCCGCCGCATCAACGCCAAGTCGATCATGGGCGTCATGATGCTGGCTGCCGGCAAGGGCGCCAAGGTCACGCTGGAAGCCGACGGCGCCGACGAGCAGCAGTGCATCGACGCGCTCACCGCCCTCATCAACGACAAGTTCGGCGAAGGCGAATGA
- the gshA gene encoding glutamate--cysteine ligase: protein MVPHLATALNGPLLDLEKKILEATPAIERWFRLEWQEHTPPFYCSVDLRNAGYKLAPVDTNLFPGGFNHLSTEMLPLIVQAAMAAIDKYCPDARNLVLVPETHPRSPSYLQNVQRLMQIFRQTGLNIRLGSLSPDVTQPTPLALPDGNMLVVEPLVRSANGRRVGVADFDPCTILLNNDLSAGIPSSLENIHEQSLLPPLHAGWAVRRKSNHFKALDEVAKKFGKLIEIDPWLVNPLHSKCGEVNFEEDTGMECLADNVTALLSKIKKKYKEYGMKDQKPFVIVKPDAGTYGMGVMTVKDASELKDLTRKQRSKMSVVKDGMTVTDIVIQEGVPTFESINDAVAEPVVYMIDRYVVGGFYRVHAERGVDQNLNAPGSEYVPLAFAQQHAMPDFAAKPGTAAPNRFYVYGVVARLALLAASLEMERTDPDPEIY, encoded by the coding sequence AGGAGCATACGCCGCCGTTCTATTGCTCGGTGGACCTGCGCAATGCCGGCTACAAGCTGGCGCCGGTGGACACCAACCTGTTCCCCGGCGGCTTCAACCACCTGTCGACCGAGATGCTGCCGCTGATCGTGCAGGCGGCGATGGCGGCGATCGACAAGTATTGTCCGGACGCGCGCAACCTGGTGCTGGTGCCGGAAACCCATCCGCGCAGCCCGTCCTACCTGCAGAACGTGCAGCGCCTGATGCAGATCTTCCGCCAGACCGGCCTGAACATCCGCCTCGGTTCGCTGTCGCCGGACGTGACCCAGCCGACGCCGCTGGCGCTGCCCGATGGGAACATGCTGGTGGTGGAGCCGCTGGTGCGCTCGGCCAACGGCCGCCGCGTGGGCGTGGCCGACTTCGATCCATGCACGATCCTGCTGAACAACGACCTGTCGGCCGGCATTCCGTCCTCGCTGGAAAACATCCACGAGCAATCGCTGCTGCCGCCGCTGCATGCCGGCTGGGCGGTGCGGCGCAAGAGCAACCACTTCAAGGCGCTCGACGAAGTGGCCAAGAAGTTCGGCAAGCTGATCGAGATCGATCCGTGGCTGGTCAATCCGCTGCACAGCAAGTGCGGCGAGGTGAACTTCGAGGAAGACACCGGCATGGAGTGTCTGGCCGATAACGTCACGGCGCTGCTGTCGAAGATCAAGAAGAAGTACAAGGAATACGGCATGAAGGACCAGAAGCCGTTCGTCATCGTCAAGCCCGACGCCGGCACCTATGGCATGGGTGTGATGACGGTCAAGGATGCGAGCGAACTGAAGGACCTCACCCGCAAGCAGCGCAGCAAGATGTCGGTGGTCAAGGATGGCATGACCGTCACCGACATCGTGATCCAGGAAGGCGTGCCGACCTTCGAATCGATCAACGATGCGGTGGCGGAACCGGTGGTGTACATGATCGACCGCTACGTGGTCGGCGGTTTCTATCGCGTGCATGCCGAGCGCGGCGTGGACCAGAACTTGAATGCGCCGGGTTCGGAGTACGTGCCGCTGGCGTTCGCCCAGCAGCATGCGATGCCGGATTTCGCCGCCAAGCCGGGCACGGCCGCGCCGAACCGGTTTTACGTGTACGGCGTGGTAGCGCGCCTGGCGCTGCTGGCGGCGTCGCTGGAAATGGAACGTACCGATCCGGATCCGGAAATCTATTGA
- the ptsP gene encoding phosphoenolpyruvate--protein phosphotransferase, which produces MAPFTLHGIPVSRGISIGRAHLLTPAALDVKHYLVPEEQVEAEVKRLQHAIGEVHRNLQALWTELPKDAPTELGAFIDVHVLILSDPMISEAPLDIIRSRHYNAEWALVTQIDELSAQFDEIEDAYLRERKHDIQQVAERVLKVLMGTELHAPPPPAPGEDHYQPQMIVVAHDISPADMLAFRDRSFVGFVTDVGGQNSHTAIVARSLDIPAAVGMSQASRLIEQDDWVIVDGDAGVVICNPSTLVLEQYRARQAALVKARKRLLKLKKTPAVTKDGTAITLLANIELPDDCAPALEAGAVGVGLFRSEFLFMGRGAQGLRVPDEDEQFEQYRKAVLAMKGRPVTIRTLDVGADKPLDQAEHTALNPALGLRAIRYCLAEPQLFLTQLRAILRASSFGKVRILIPMLAHAFEIDQTLNMIAQAKAQLREQGVAFDEAIEVGAMIEIPAAALALPMFVRRMDFLSIGTNDLIQYTLAIDRVDYEVAHLYNPLHPAVLSLIAMTIDAGNKAGIDVAVCGEMAGDTKLTRLLLGMGLREFSMHPAQLPAVKQEILGSDLTRLAARTRRILRTMEPAAIADAVEQLQSL; this is translated from the coding sequence ATGGCGCCCTTCACACTGCACGGCATTCCGGTCTCGCGCGGGATCTCGATCGGGCGCGCGCACCTGCTCACGCCGGCCGCGCTCGACGTCAAGCATTACCTGGTGCCGGAAGAGCAGGTCGAGGCCGAAGTAAAACGCCTGCAGCACGCGATCGGCGAGGTGCACCGCAATTTGCAGGCGCTGTGGACCGAGCTGCCCAAGGATGCCCCGACCGAACTGGGCGCCTTCATCGACGTGCACGTGCTGATCCTGTCGGACCCGATGATTTCGGAGGCGCCGCTCGACATCATCCGCTCGCGCCACTATAACGCCGAGTGGGCGCTGGTGACCCAGATCGACGAGCTGTCGGCGCAATTCGACGAGATCGAGGACGCCTACCTGCGCGAGCGCAAGCACGACATCCAGCAGGTGGCCGAGCGCGTATTGAAGGTGCTGATGGGCACCGAGCTGCACGCGCCGCCGCCGCCGGCGCCCGGCGAAGACCATTACCAGCCGCAGATGATCGTGGTCGCCCACGATATCTCGCCGGCCGACATGCTGGCCTTCCGCGACCGCTCCTTCGTCGGCTTCGTCACCGACGTCGGCGGCCAGAACTCGCACACCGCGATCGTGGCGCGCAGCCTCGACATTCCGGCCGCGGTCGGCATGAGCCAGGCCTCGCGCCTGATCGAGCAGGACGACTGGGTGATCGTCGACGGCGACGCAGGCGTGGTGATCTGCAACCCGAGCACGCTGGTGCTGGAACAGTACCGCGCGCGCCAGGCCGCGCTGGTCAAGGCGCGCAAGCGCCTGCTGAAGCTGAAGAAGACCCCGGCGGTGACCAAGGACGGCACCGCGATCACGCTGCTGGCCAACATCGAGCTGCCCGACGATTGCGCGCCGGCGCTGGAGGCGGGCGCGGTCGGGGTCGGCCTGTTCCGCTCCGAATTCCTGTTCATGGGCCGTGGCGCCCAGGGCTTGCGGGTGCCCGACGAGGACGAGCAGTTCGAGCAGTACCGCAAGGCGGTGCTGGCGATGAAGGGCCGCCCGGTGACCATCCGCACGCTCGACGTCGGCGCCGACAAGCCGCTCGACCAGGCCGAGCACACCGCATTGAATCCGGCGCTGGGCCTGCGCGCGATCCGCTATTGCCTGGCCGAGCCGCAGCTGTTCCTGACCCAGCTGCGCGCGATCCTGCGCGCGTCCAGCTTCGGCAAGGTGCGCATCCTGATCCCGATGCTGGCGCACGCCTTCGAGATCGACCAGACCCTGAACATGATCGCGCAAGCCAAGGCGCAGCTGCGCGAGCAGGGCGTGGCGTTCGACGAGGCGATCGAGGTCGGCGCCATGATCGAGATCCCGGCCGCCGCGCTGGCGCTGCCGATGTTCGTCAGGCGCATGGACTTCCTGTCGATCGGCACCAACGATCTCATTCAATACACGCTGGCCATCGACCGCGTCGACTACGAGGTGGCGCACCTGTACAATCCGCTGCACCCGGCGGTGCTGAGCCTGATCGCGATGACCATCGACGCCGGCAACAAGGCCGGCATCGACGTCGCCGTGTGCGGCGAGATGGCCGGCGACACCAAGTTGACGCGCCTGCTGCTCGGCATGGGCCTGCGCGAATTCTCGATGCATCCGGCCCAGCTGCCGGCGGTCAAGCAGGAAATCCTGGGCAGCGACCTGACCCGCCTGGCCGCGCGCACCCGGCGCATCCTGCGCACCATGGAACCGGCGGCGATCGCCGACGCCGTGGAGCAGCTGCAGTCGCTCTAA
- the gshB gene encoding glutathione synthase — MKIAFLADPLSGFKTYKDSTFAMMREAASRGHRIYAFEQHRMVLEGGVVSAEATEITLTGDADDWYTVVGTETVHLSEFDAVLERKDPPFDMEYIYGTYLLELAERQGARVFNKPSAIRDHNEKLSIAQFTQFTSPTLVSSSATRLRAFHAEHGDVIFKPLDGMGGAGIFRVRDDGLNLGAIIESLTDLGRRTIMAQKYIPAIVKGDKRVLVIGGKPVPFALARIPQGGEVRGNLAAGGVGVAQPISERDREIAETLGPILAGRGLLLVGLDVIGDFLTEVNVTSPTCFQEITDQTGFNVAGMFIDALERAVTGN, encoded by the coding sequence ATGAAAATCGCTTTTCTCGCCGATCCGCTGTCCGGCTTCAAGACCTACAAGGATTCGACCTTCGCGATGATGCGCGAAGCGGCAAGCCGCGGCCACCGGATCTATGCCTTCGAGCAGCACCGGATGGTGCTGGAGGGCGGCGTGGTGAGCGCCGAGGCGACCGAGATCACCCTCACCGGCGACGCCGACGACTGGTATACCGTGGTCGGCACCGAGACCGTGCACCTGTCCGAGTTCGACGCCGTGCTCGAACGCAAGGACCCGCCGTTCGACATGGAATACATCTACGGCACCTATCTGCTGGAACTGGCCGAGCGCCAGGGTGCCCGCGTGTTCAATAAACCGTCCGCCATCCGCGACCACAACGAAAAGCTGTCGATCGCCCAATTTACCCAGTTCACCTCGCCGACCCTGGTGTCGTCGTCGGCCACGCGCCTGCGCGCCTTCCACGCCGAGCACGGCGACGTGATCTTCAAGCCGCTGGACGGCATGGGCGGCGCCGGCATCTTCCGCGTGCGCGACGACGGCCTCAACCTGGGCGCCATCATCGAGTCGCTGACCGACCTCGGCCGCCGCACCATCATGGCCCAGAAGTACATCCCGGCGATCGTCAAGGGCGACAAGCGGGTGCTGGTCATCGGCGGCAAGCCGGTGCCGTTCGCGCTGGCGCGCATTCCGCAGGGAGGCGAAGTGCGCGGCAACCTGGCGGCCGGCGGCGTCGGCGTGGCCCAGCCGATTTCCGAGCGCGACCGCGAGATCGCGGAAACCCTGGGGCCGATCCTGGCCGGGCGCGGCTTGTTGCTGGTAGGATTGGACGTGATCGGCGATTTTCTGACCGAAGTGAACGTCACCAGCCCGACCTGCTTCCAGGAGATCACCGACCAGACCGGTTTCAACGTGGCCGGCATGTTCATCGACGCGCTCGAACGGGCGGTCACGGGAAATTGA
- a CDS encoding class I SAM-dependent methyltransferase, with amino-acid sequence MSNQAEQERINHVYRQWHGGAALDRYAWHRPEIVRQAAARARVLAALLPATVGRDLSAVRAIDIGCGNGAFLRQLIDWGALPAHLAGTELQPDRLEHAHAHTAPGVRWHLGQLDDFADASVDLVSAHTVFSSILDEDLRRALAAQMWRVLRPGGWTMIFDFRYDNPRNPNVRKVSDVELLRFWPTETRHYRTLVLAPPLGRVLARLPRLLPELLETLVPPLRSHFVYMAKKE; translated from the coding sequence ATGAGCAACCAGGCCGAACAGGAACGTATCAATCACGTCTATCGCCAGTGGCATGGCGGCGCGGCGCTCGACCGCTATGCGTGGCACCGTCCGGAAATCGTGCGCCAGGCGGCGGCGCGTGCGCGCGTGCTGGCCGCGTTGCTGCCGGCCACCGTCGGCCGCGACTTGTCCGCCGTGCGCGCCATCGACATCGGCTGCGGCAACGGCGCCTTCCTGCGCCAGCTGATCGACTGGGGCGCCCTGCCCGCGCACCTGGCCGGCACCGAACTTCAACCGGACCGCCTGGAACACGCCCATGCGCACACCGCACCCGGCGTGCGCTGGCACCTGGGCCAGCTCGACGATTTTGCCGACGCCAGCGTCGACCTGGTCAGCGCGCACACGGTGTTTTCATCGATCCTGGACGAAGACCTGCGGCGCGCGCTGGCGGCGCAGATGTGGCGCGTGTTGCGCCCGGGCGGCTGGACCATGATCTTCGATTTCCGCTACGACAACCCGCGCAACCCCAATGTACGCAAGGTCAGCGACGTCGAACTGCTGCGCTTCTGGCCGACCGAGACCCGGCACTACCGCACGCTGGTGCTGGCCCCGCCGCTCGGCCGCGTGCTGGCGCGCCTGCCGCGGCTGCTGCCCGAACTGCTGGAAACGCTGGTGCCGCCGCTGCGCTCGCATTTCGTCTACATGGCGAAAAAAGAATGA